One Corynebacterium yudongzhengii DNA window includes the following coding sequences:
- the murJ gene encoding murein biosynthesis integral membrane protein MurJ, whose product MTEDFHPRSAGLRARHVRPSPPAPVPTPRPVPTPARNTQEEDRSGLTLAPGETAATASASTAASATATATAAPADEAAQKASDTDVVRSTGSMAIATILSRITGFIRTALIGGALGVAVADAFNTANTLPNLITEIVLGSVLTALVVPVLVRAEREDADRGAEFIRRLFTLTFALVTVVTVIAVLGAPLLTRLMLESDGEVNVYMSTSFAILVLPQIFFYGLFSLFMAILNTKGIFKPGAWAPVANNLISIAVLMTYMAVPGMLDPSDQAPVWDPHVLLLGLGTTLGVVVQCGIMIMPLRRAGVDLRPLWGIDDRLKQFGGMALAIIVYVAISQLGFIINNRIASDSAVGAITIYQYHWLLLQVPYGVIGVTLLTAIMPRLSRNAADGDDRAVVNDLTMATKLTFIALVPIIVFFTGFGTEISHALFQFRNFDEESADLLGLTLSFSAFTLIPYALVMLHLRVFYAREQAWTPTWIIAGITFTKVLLAYLAPYVASSPAHVVILLGAANGFGFVTGAAIGALLLRAKLGSLGLATIMRTTMWAMAASLVGLAAAMLTRFLLNNLLGGLFVLLGTIGQLVVIGIMGVVFLIVTGLVLSRSGLAEVHNIGQMFTRVPILGLFINVDEDKALEVGAVDEVDMSSQIASYDAFNASPTPPPMSAGVVRGPKLVPGAPVSDGRFRLLHAAGTAYGSRFWKAREVATGEDVALTFVDTSGQAPLAPRTPAESARTAAEVAKRTRWLAELDHPGIADNIRILSYRSGCLIVADWVEGSSLRAIVDASNDEDLDVTLNSRAVALALAPLAEAAAEAETAGTPLGLDNSSRIRITTDGRAVLAFPGVLPQASAAQDGESLAAAINLLSEATASGGADVDSVLAQIAYDAHAVAGEIGENDVCLPSSSNELTANEKIRDLASRLREFGLGPDAEADAKPEESEAIANAAVAARGRADEQMPDADLEGEEHGFGSSGYSTKAIAFILGAVATLVLLVAAATTILTSLIAGNSDTAPVNPESIQGESATSTPRQLPIIVHPDAAGTWQAPGQDPAADNPDLAGTVIDDNRETAWRTDDYPNGLGTKAGVGLATVREEPMYLERVRLDSPSQGARYSVYLLREGEDPAVLTDLTELERAATGEIGPGRETIEIDSESADPVAGVLIWFTDMPENDDHIEVREVELIGQTVRG is encoded by the coding sequence GTGACCGAGGACTTCCACCCCCGCTCCGCGGGACTGCGGGCCCGCCACGTGCGTCCCTCTCCGCCGGCACCGGTGCCCACCCCGCGGCCCGTTCCCACCCCGGCGCGGAACACGCAGGAAGAGGACCGCTCCGGACTGACCCTCGCGCCGGGGGAGACGGCGGCGACGGCTTCGGCTTCCACGGCCGCCTCGGCCACCGCCACCGCCACGGCGGCCCCGGCCGACGAGGCCGCCCAGAAGGCCTCCGATACGGACGTGGTGCGCTCGACGGGCTCGATGGCGATCGCCACGATCCTGTCGCGCATCACCGGCTTCATCCGCACCGCGCTCATCGGCGGCGCGCTGGGCGTGGCCGTGGCCGACGCGTTCAACACGGCGAACACACTGCCCAACCTCATTACGGAGATCGTCCTCGGCTCGGTGCTCACGGCCCTGGTGGTCCCGGTGCTCGTGCGCGCCGAACGCGAGGACGCCGATAGGGGAGCGGAGTTCATCCGCCGCCTGTTCACCCTGACCTTCGCGCTGGTCACCGTGGTGACGGTGATCGCAGTACTCGGCGCGCCGCTGCTGACCAGGCTGATGCTGGAATCCGACGGCGAGGTCAACGTCTACATGTCGACCTCTTTCGCGATTCTGGTGCTGCCGCAGATCTTCTTCTACGGGCTGTTCTCGCTGTTCATGGCGATTTTGAACACCAAGGGCATCTTCAAGCCCGGCGCGTGGGCCCCGGTGGCGAACAACCTCATCTCCATCGCGGTGCTCATGACCTACATGGCGGTGCCCGGCATGCTCGACCCGAGCGACCAGGCCCCGGTGTGGGATCCGCACGTGTTGCTGCTCGGCTTGGGCACCACCCTCGGCGTCGTCGTGCAGTGCGGCATCATGATTATGCCGCTGCGGCGCGCGGGCGTGGACCTGCGCCCGCTGTGGGGTATCGACGACCGCCTCAAGCAGTTCGGGGGCATGGCGCTGGCGATCATCGTCTACGTGGCGATCAGCCAGCTCGGCTTCATCATCAACAACCGCATCGCCTCGGATTCGGCGGTCGGCGCGATCACGATCTACCAGTACCACTGGCTGCTGCTGCAGGTGCCCTACGGCGTCATCGGCGTGACCCTGCTGACCGCCATCATGCCGCGCCTGTCGCGCAACGCGGCGGATGGCGACGACCGCGCCGTCGTCAACGACCTCACGATGGCCACCAAGCTGACGTTCATCGCGCTGGTGCCCATCATCGTGTTCTTCACCGGCTTCGGCACGGAGATCTCGCACGCGCTGTTCCAGTTCCGCAACTTCGACGAAGAATCCGCGGACTTGCTCGGCCTGACGTTGAGCTTCTCGGCGTTCACGCTCATCCCCTATGCGCTGGTGATGTTGCACCTGCGTGTCTTCTACGCCCGCGAACAGGCCTGGACGCCGACGTGGATCATCGCCGGCATCACCTTTACGAAGGTGCTGCTGGCCTACCTGGCGCCTTACGTGGCCTCCTCGCCGGCGCACGTGGTCATCCTTCTCGGCGCGGCCAACGGCTTCGGCTTCGTTACCGGCGCCGCCATCGGCGCGCTGCTTCTGCGCGCGAAGCTGGGCTCGCTGGGGCTGGCCACGATCATGCGCACCACCATGTGGGCGATGGCCGCCTCGCTCGTCGGCCTGGCCGCCGCGATGCTCACCCGCTTCCTGCTCAACAACCTGCTCGGGGGGCTGTTCGTGCTGCTCGGCACGATCGGGCAGCTGGTGGTCATCGGCATCATGGGCGTGGTCTTCCTCATCGTCACCGGGCTGGTGCTCTCGCGCTCCGGGCTGGCGGAGGTGCACAACATCGGCCAGATGTTCACCCGCGTGCCGATCCTGGGCCTCTTCATCAACGTCGACGAGGACAAGGCCCTCGAGGTCGGCGCGGTCGACGAGGTCGACATGTCCTCGCAGATCGCCAGCTACGACGCCTTCAACGCCTCGCCGACCCCGCCGCCGATGTCCGCCGGCGTGGTGCGTGGCCCGAAGCTCGTGCCGGGTGCGCCGGTTTCCGACGGCCGCTTCCGCCTGCTCCACGCTGCCGGCACGGCGTATGGCTCGCGCTTCTGGAAGGCCCGCGAGGTCGCCACGGGCGAGGATGTAGCGCTCACGTTCGTCGATACCTCCGGCCAGGCGCCGCTCGCCCCGCGCACGCCGGCCGAGTCCGCCCGCACCGCCGCCGAGGTGGCCAAGCGCACCCGCTGGCTCGCGGAGCTCGACCACCCGGGCATCGCCGATAACATCCGCATCCTGTCCTATCGTTCGGGCTGCCTCATCGTCGCCGACTGGGTGGAGGGCTCCTCGCTGCGCGCGATCGTCGACGCCTCCAACGACGAGGACCTCGACGTCACCTTGAACTCCCGGGCCGTCGCCCTGGCGCTGGCGCCGCTGGCCGAGGCTGCCGCAGAAGCCGAGACCGCCGGCACCCCGCTGGGCCTCGATAACTCCTCGCGCATCCGCATCACCACCGACGGCCGCGCGGTGCTCGCCTTCCCGGGCGTGCTCCCGCAGGCCTCCGCCGCCCAGGACGGCGAGTCTCTGGCCGCGGCGATCAACCTGCTCTCCGAGGCCACGGCTAGCGGGGGAGCGGACGTCGATAGCGTGCTCGCCCAGATCGCCTACGACGCCCACGCCGTGGCCGGGGAGATCGGCGAGAACGACGTGTGCCTGCCGTCGAGCTCCAACGAGCTGACCGCCAACGAGAAGATCCGCGACCTCGCTTCCCGGCTGCGCGAGTTCGGTCTGGGCCCCGACGCCGAGGCCGACGCCAAGCCGGAGGAATCCGAGGCCATCGCGAACGCCGCCGTCGCGGCCCGCGGGCGCGCGGACGAGCAGATGCCGGACGCCGATTTGGAGGGCGAGGAGCACGGCTTCGGTTCCTCGGGCTACTCGACGAAGGCGATCGCGTTCATCCTCGGCGCCGTGGCGACGCTCGTGTTGCTCGTCGCCGCCGCGACCACGATCCTGACCTCGCTGATCGCCGGCAACTCGGACACCGCCCCGGTCAATCCCGAGTCCATCCAGGGCGAAAGCGCCACCAGCACGCCGCGCCAGCTGCCGATCATCGTCCACCCCGATGCCGCGGGCACCTGGCAGGCCCCGGGCCAGGACCCGGCAGCCGACAACCCGGATCTGGCCGGCACCGTCATCGACGACAACCGGGAGACCGCCTGGCGGACCGATGACTATCCCAACGGCCTCGGCACGAAGGCGGGCGTGGGGCTTGCCACTGTGCGCGAAGAGCCGATGTATCTCGAGCGCGTGCGCCTGGATTCCCCGTCCCAAGGCGCCCGCTACTCGGTCTACCTGCTGCGCGAAGGCGAAGACCCGGCCGTGCTCACCGACCTCACCGAGCTCGAGCGCGCGGCCACCGGCGAGATCGGCCCGGGCCGCGAGACCATCGAGATCGACAGCGAGTCGGCGGATCCGGTCGCCGGCGTGCTCATCTGGTTTACCGACATGCCGGAAAACGACGATCACATCGAAGTCCGCGAGGTGGAGCTCATAGGTCAGACTGTCCGCGGCTAG